aaatccaatgagattttttcaaaaggtCAATTTGCGATGATAGTTTAAATTCGAAGGAAATTGTCTTGTTATCTACGAGATAGATATACTAAATTGTGTTAGAAAAGAGCAAAGATAAAAGAcagaaagaaagagaaaagaagaaaaggagaGAACAGGAGGGGGAGGAGAGGAGAAAAAGGTGATATTTCAGGTAATTATTATTGACAATTGAGTTGAATATCCTTTGATGATTCACTTTGCGTCTACCCTTAACTAGCACCATTACTCACTACCCACTACTCACTGCCCTGCCTTACCCTGCccttttttcaaaaatccCCGGCCCAACAATAAGCGAAACGAAAAAATTCGCCAACCACCTACCTAAACTCCACACGACGAATCAAAAGCGAGTATGTTTTACAAACCAAGGTTGCTGGGGGTTCAGAAGAGGGACCATACTCTTGTATATATACAACTTGAAGCAATGCTCGTGACATCAGACACGATTGGAAAGACCTTAATGCATCTATCAACCTAACGTCTCCGCAAACATGGGACAAGgtgtaaacaaaacaaaccCAAGCCAAACTTCCTTTTAAGATGCGGGACTGCCCGGGGTGAGGCGGGGCGACAAGCTCTCGAACGTGTGGCCCAGGTATGACAAGGTGTGTGAGCAAACTTTAGACTTTAGTATTTAAGCTTTGCTGGTTACCACGCCCACAATTCCTACCGCTTCCAATGATGTGCATTGCACGATGCATGAAATGCTCTTTTACACTTTCGGCTCTACTACGTCAATGTAGCAGTAGCCTAGCCAACTGGGCAACTGAGAGTAAGGACCTTAGTGGCTAGTCAGACAGACCCCGGACCAAGGAGAGGGGAACCGAAACGCAGGTGCCAATGAATATGAGAGTTCGACGAAAAGGGGGTTACTCGGGTAATGCAAATCTTCAAAACATTCGATCATCCATCAATCAGCACTGAAGATTTTCCTCGCATAAGGTTTATGGGAAACGAGTAAAGTTTGAAGGGGGGAAGCGGGGGATCTCGGAAAAAGTAGGAATTAGAGTAGAAGCATGGCAGAGCAAGGCAGGCGGGCGCACAGCGTAgcgttaaaaaaatagcgCAGTAGGACCAAAGCACGTTACAGTTACGCTTGTTATAATTTACACAAGGAGGGATTTGCTGTGATATACTTTATTACACACTGATATAGGCAACATAAAACCATGTACATTAAAACTTGGGTAGTGTAAGAGATACAAAGgactttaataaatttacacTTCCATTTCGCATCTCTGTCATTGCACATCTAAGCCCGTTCTCAGAACCTGGAAATGCATTCCTCATATTCTTCCTACTAGAtccattctttttctcaGTCTCCTTACCTTACGTATGCTTCTGGACATGTCTGGCAGAGGAATTTTGCCTTTGTATGAAGAGGGGGAGAGATCTCGGCAATAAGGAGATGGAGCATACCTCGTTAAAGGAAAATTAGGGCTTCGTTGTGGCTTCCCAAATGGTTGTCTTagcaaaaggaaaaaaaggtCAGCTAGGGTAGAAGCCGAAGGGCACAAAGTTGGGGCAGGAAATCTAGAAGTTTGGAGTAAAAGGCGTTGTTTTGCTTATTAGCCAAAATTTACGAAATTGGAAATTAACAGagccttcttttttaacgtACGTTTTGCATATCCCTAAGTCAGTCTAGTAAAAGCATGTATTTACTGTTTTGCATGGCGTTCCTCTTCCAtcctcttttttctctactAAGCTTTTTCTCTTATCTCCCCTATTCCATCATAACGATAGTATTCGTATGTTAATGAGTTCGGTACATTTCGTTCGAGATGCGGTAACTGTACTGAAATGGACAGAGGAGCTAAAACAGTCTATGTACGTGAAATTTGTAAAGATAAATTTAGGCttacaatttttgatattgaTGCAAATTATTCATTCCTGTCACCATGTTGTTTTCTTCCATGGGTTGTGAAGAAAACCCCTCCCTTGAATTCTTGGTCAAACACTTAGTGATCTCCTACTACTTTCCCCTAGTACCGCGGGGATATGGAATTTGGTGGTTGCTAAATACTGAAATGCATAATATTAAATAGTACGACGCCGGACGTACTCCTGATAACGAAGCGACACTTGCACGCACTATTCAGTTTCAAAAGTCGCAGTAAACGTCTATACTGATAAATGATGGGTTTGTTTCTCAAAAACGTTTAAGGAAAGCTAAGTTGGGgtgaataaaaaaggcAGTGACAGAATAAATGTGTCAGAAGCAATTCACTGCCTCGTTCAGTTTTttcgttcttctttttttatgccaTTGTTTGAAGGAATTAGttggaaatttgtttgaacgattttattattttgttaaaaagtctttaaAGCGATTGGAATTGGACTACAAAGTGAATATTCTTGATTTCGCTGTTTGGTTTGTCGCAATCATAGCAATTAATTCGCGcatgtattttattaaataaagaatgattttattattatgaagaataattacacttctttgaaaagtcctctagatgaagaagatgaattgaAGACAGATCATGAAAtcgatttggaaaaaggaCCCCTCCCAGAATATGATTCAGAGGAGGAAAGTACATTGCCTCCATATTCAGGTaagaattgtaaataataagaaaGGAATTACTCAATGGAAAGTTGAAACTTGCCATCTTGTCAAATTGCATGCTTTGGTCATTGTTTACAGTCGGCCATGCAATGCACACAATTTGATACATGCTCTTTCTTTACTAAAgtatttcattatattaatttaaacagATCATGCACTTGTAAATAATCCTCCTAACACACATAGAGAAAACCATTCTTATGGGACGACAGATAATTCTTCCCCTTTGTTGATAATACTGCTAATATCATTCACTTCAATCATTCTATTCAATGCTCCAGAAGTTTGTTATCTAAAGTATAAGGacgctttttttaaaaattatggtGCAGCGGAATGGACattatttggattttgGTGTCTTGTTTGCACTTTGGCTTTAATATTCTTGACTTGTAAGTGAGACAATGGGGTTATTCTTACCTTCAGTCACTAATTCATTAGACTTCTATGAAACTTGGACCAAGGCAGTTAAAGTAACTGTAATTTCCTTGGCGAAATGTGTAAAGGTGACTGCAATTTTCTTGGCACAATGTGTCAAGGCTTGCGGAAAAGGAATCAAGcactttttaaagaagtgGGAAAACATGCCTATGGCTTTCAGTGAagtctttttatttaacataCTTGTCGGATCACCAAGAATGAATTTAAGATACATTTTTGGCGACAGATGGGGATTGAAATGTTCTTTGGCTGATCACATTATCTTTGTTGTATTGAGCATCCTTGTTTTTATTGCTGAAACAGGTTTGTTGTTGACTAAACActtatttatattaacaATACAGTAAAACCTGGATCAATCAGGGTCAACTTGATCAGAAAGATGggtaaatttaaaatgatatctttttaattgtGTATGCTAATTATCATTAGGTTATGAGGCCAAACAGCAAGTGAATGAATACACAGCTGTTCCATTGCGTGAGATGAACTCCGAAAGTGAAGCCTAATTATATTGCTAACTTTACTAATTGTATGATAAA
Above is a genomic segment from Schizosaccharomyces pombe strain 972h- genome assembly, chromosome: III containing:
- the wtf5 gene encoding wtf antidote-like meiotic drive suppressor Wtf5 — encoded protein: MKNNYTSLKSPLDEEDELKTDHEIDLEKGPLPEYDSEEESTLPPYSDHALVNNPPNTHRENHSYGTTDNSSPLLIILLISFTSIILFNAPEVCYLKYKDAFFKNYGAAEWTLFGFWCLVCTLALIFLTYFYETWTKAVKVTVISLAKCVKVTAIFLAQCVKACGKGIKHFLKKWENMPMAFSEVFLFNILVGSPRMNLRYIFGDRWGLKCSLADHIIFVVLSILVFIAETVKPGSIRVNLIRKMGYEAKQQVNEYTAVPLREMNSESEA